From the Corythoichthys intestinalis isolate RoL2023-P3 chromosome 15, ASM3026506v1, whole genome shotgun sequence genome, one window contains:
- the si:dkey-251i10.3 gene encoding U3 small nucleolar RNA-associated protein 14 homolog A encodes MAKVSTKKRKIKTPKKSRSVPDVTPDVSYDYEDGIAEADDTIASEAEEDSDDERKRQKLVEAISSLGGTKRKKKLGERSEPAVQKSEFTINAEGEGVKVNLKDLTKSLHKMTAVSNNTKKMLKILQQNHKPVKCPLSKQESERIQRDVAFQKVATEVTQWKSVIQQNERAEQLVFPLNQEPSGPRTVERVVTSWKAKTPLEQEIFSLLSANKQPINDPILTPDEEASMKAMSLMEVKIRRAELQKARALQSYYEAKARRESKIKSKKYHKVLNKAKRKDFLKRFDKLVKEDPAAALEEMNKIELARMQERMSLKHQNSGKWAKSKAIMAKYDEGARKAMQQQLEVNKDLTQKLSVALDDDDQEAKTTETLPDFINEVPQGDDSNPWMRGKLSEEPNETGKESQDLVDLNAGSTGTTAIIEEEEESDVEETEEESLLREFDSRRKMRQAPDTLGNEDAEIMRESEDQLVVGQTAQMQNLEYMELLNQVESVQPSEVAVEPQPPSDRAAVKRKKGIQLKDVLTKEAKSILVPLAPTTASTEDADETLDQVGLIQEAFAGDDVISDFVKEKKKQEAADKPAVVDLTLPGWGEWSGKGLRPSRAKRKRFRVRPSPTAPRKDQNRPAVILSEKRNSSLSLHQVNSQPFPFTSPAQFESTLRSPVGRTWNTERTVKKLTQPKVLTQIGAIIEPMAREELVKDKKKSVTDASGVPLSRTNF; translated from the coding sequence ATGGCTAAGGTTTCGACGAAAAAGCGGAAAATAAAGACTCCAAAAAAGAGTCGAAGCGTTCCAGATGTCACCCCAGACGTAAGCTACGATTACGAAGATGGCATCGCCGAGGCTGATGATACTATTGCGAGTGAGGCGGAGGAAGACAGTGACGATGAACGAAAACGGCAAAAACTCGTTGAGGCTATTAGTTCTCTTGGAGGTACGAAGCGGAAGAAAAAGCTGGGGGAGCGATCGGAGCCGGCCGTCCAAAAGTCCGAATTTACCATCAATGCAGAAGGTGAGGGCGTCAAAGTAAATTTAAAGGATCTCACGAAATCCTTGCACAAAATGACAGCTGTCTCAAACAATACCAAGAAGATGCTGAAAATCCTGCAGCAAAATCATAAACCTGTCAAATGCCCCCTTAGCAAGCAGGAAAGTGAGAGGATCCAACGTGATGTGGCCTTTCAGAAAGTGGCAACAGAGGTCACCCAATGGAAAAGTGTGATTCAACAGAACGAGCGGGCGGAACAGCTTGTTTTCCCCTTGAATCAGGAGCCCTCTGGCCCTCGAACTGTGGAGCGAGTCGTCACATCCTGGAAGGCAAAAACTCCCCTTGAGCAGGAAATATTCTCCCTCCTGTCAGCCAACAAGCAACCAATCAATGACCCGATTTTAACCCCTGACGAGGAGGCTTCAATGAAGGCCATGAGTCTGATGGAAGTCAAAATCCGGCGAGCCGAGCTACAGAAAGCCCGGGCTTTGCAGTCCTACTATGAGGCCAAAGCCCGACGTGAGAGCAAGATCAAGAGCAAAAAATACCACAAAGTGCTCAACAAAGCCAAGCGCAAAGATTTCCTCAAGCGCTTCGACAAGTTGGTGAAAGAAGACCCAGCTGCTGCTTTGGAGGAGATGAACAAAATTGAGTTGGCGAGGATGCAAGAACGAATGTCGTTAAAACACCAGAACAGCGGCAAGTGGGCCAAGTCCAAGGCCATCATGGCGAAATACGACGAAGGCGCTCGCAAAGCCATGCAACAGCAGCTGGAGGTGAACAAAGACTTGACACAGAAACTCTCCGTCGCTTTGGATGATGACGACCAGGAAGCGAAAACCACGGAAACGTTGCCCGATTTTATAAACGAAGTGCCGCAAGGAGACGATTCAAATCCCTGGATGAGAGGAAAACTCTCCGAAGAGCCAAACGAGACGGGGAAAGAATCGCAAGACCTCGTCGACTTGAACGCAGGGTCGACTGGAACTACCGCAATTATAGAAGAAGAGGAGGAAAGTGACGTCGAGGAAACTGAAGAAGAATCTCTTCTTCGGGAGTTTGATAGTCGTCGGAAAATGCGGCAGGCTCCCGACACTCTTGGAAACGAAGATGCGGAAATCATGAGGGAGTCTGAAGATCAACTTGTAGTAGGGCAGACggcccaaatgcaaaatttggaGTACATGGAGCTCCTCAACCAAGTGGAGTCAGTTCAACCCAGCGAAGTTGCCGTTGAACCGCAGCCGCCGTCAGACCGAGCGGCAGTCAAACGCAAAAAAGGGATACAACTTAAAGACGTTCTTACCAAAGAGGCAAAAAGCATCCTCGTCCCGCTCGCTCCAACCACTGCCTCCACGGAGGACGCGGACGAAACGCTCGATCAGGTCGGGCTCATCCAGGAAGCCTTCGCCGGAGATGACGTGATCTCAGATTTCgtaaaggaaaagaaaaagcaGGAGGCCGCGGACAAGCCCGCCGTGGTGGACTTGACGTTACCCGGTTGGGGGGAGTGGAGCGGCAAGGGTCTCCGGCCCTCTCGCGCCAAACGCAAAAGATTCCGCGTCCGGCCGAGCCCGACCGCGCCTAGGAAAGATCAAAACCGGCCAGCTGTCATCCTCTCGGAGAAGCGCAACAGCTCGCTCAGCCTTCACCAGGTGAACTCGCAGCCCTTTCCGTTCACCAGTCCCGCTCAGTTTGAGAGCACCTTGCGCTCGCCGGTGGGACGTACTTGGAACACAGAACGGACTGTTAAAAAGCTCACCCAACCCAAGGTGCTCACTCAGATCGGTGCCATTATTGAGCCCATGGCTCGTGAGGAGCTAGTGAAGGACAAGAAAAAGTCTGTCACAGATGCGAGTGGTGTACCACTTAGCAGGACCAATTTCTGA